The window AGTGGGATGTTGAGGTTCACAGTTGAGGAAGGACTTCCCAGAAGTGGAGCAGATTCAGAGGTCTGCCCCAGGCCTGGGAAAGGACAGACTGGAAAGGGTTGCCCTGAGGGACAGTCTCCCTCCAGGACCGCCCTGGCACCAGGTCCTCTGGCAGACAGGACAGCGTGCCCATCTCGCCTCTGCCCAGGCCAGTTCCAGGGCTCCTAGGGTCAAAGGCAGCAGGGATGGCACAGGTGCCGTGGGCCAGATGTGGCTTGGCTCAGGACCACAGGGCAGGCTTTCCTGACCACAAGACCCTGCAGCCACCCTGAGCTCTCTGTTCTGGAGTGAGGGAGACAGTTCAGCACAGGGTAGAAGTGCTGAGGGTGCCAGGCCACCCTCAGGTCCTCCCAAGGCAGGACCGCTGGGCGAGCACAGCCAGGTGGGTGTGGGTGTGCAAGCACAAGCAGAGGCACACGGCCTGCGTTCTCTCACCCCAGCCAGGTGGAGTGCTTCTGCCAGGCTGCCCACTAGGTGAGACGTAGATGTAGAAGGCCTCAGGGCTCGGGTGAGAGGTGGGGCCTCTGCTGAGCAAGCAGGCGCAGGGAGCATCTTCCTGGAGCAGAGACACCACAGCTTCCTGCCCTGCTCTGGCCAGGTGGGCTAGGTCCCTGCCCCCAGCTGACCCCATCTACTCTGGCCAGGTGGTCTCTGGCCTCATGAGAGCCTGGGCCCCAGATGTGCTTCACCTTCGACCCACAGATGGTGAAAAGCTAACCGGTGTGACAGATGGCCGGGGTGTCCGGGCCATGCCCTCCACCCAGAGGGCAGAGGATTCCAGTGAGAGTCGTGAGGAGGAGCAGACAGTGAGTGGGGACGATGGGGGAACCCCTAGAGGGTGGCCACATGTGTGGACTGGCAGGTATGGCCACAGTCTGTCCCTGGTGGCCCGTGTCTGAGTGGACACAGTGGTGTGCGTGTGTACTGGCCTGTCGTGCCGGTGGCCACCTCGGCCTGGGCAGATGTGATGCGAGAGTGTCCTGGCCCCAGTGGGGCTGGAGTTTACACAGCTGTGAACACGGGACGTCATGAAGCTGCCCACCGGGTGTGGCCTTGAGCTCTGAACTGCCACCCTTCCTCTCACACAGCCTGACGGCCGGGACCCAAACACGCTGCTGCCCGTTGGGGTGGGGAGGCCGCCTCCACTGAACCTCACCCGCCAGGCACCCCCCTGGCGGGAGGAGGTGAGCTCTGCCCCCCTGACCCCTGCATCTCTCTGTATGGGtctgggaggctgggggagggggcgtgGCTAACTCCCCTTCTCCCCAGTACAAGGGGCAGGTGAACCTGCACGTGTTTGAGGACTGGTGTGGGGGTGCCGTGGGCCACCTGAGGAGGAACCTGCATTTCCCGCTCTTCCCTCACGTGAGTGCCCCAGAGAGGGAGGCCAGGCGGGCCTGCAAAGCAGGGTGGTCAGTGGCCCTCCACATGAGTGGTCACTACCCCCTCAGACTCGCACCACTGTGAAGAAGTTGGCCGTGTCCCCTAAGTGGAAGAACTATGGACTCCGGATTTTCGGCTTCATCCACCCAGCCAGAGATGGTGCGTGGGCAGGgtgtgctgggggaggggtgtcACGAGGGCCTCCGCTGAGCCCCTGTCCCGTGGACCAGGAGACGTCCAGTTCTCCGTGGCTTCTGACGACAATTCTGAGCTCTGGCTCAGCGTGGATGAGACCCCCGCAGCCGCGCAGCTTGTGGCCTTCGTGGGCAAGGTACTCCCTGCCCTACCCCAGGCCTCTTCCTTCCCGTGGTGCCCCTCTATCCACACCCTCTTTGTCCCTCTTTGGAATGGGGACTGGATGGGTCTGGACCTCAAAGACAACATGAACCCCCATAACCCTTCTGTGTCACCCCCAGACTGGCTCCGAGTGGACGGCGCCTGGAGAATTCACCAAGTTCAGCTCCCAGGTGTCGAAGCCCAGGCGGTGAGTGAGGGTGTTGGCGTGTGTGGGGGCTGGTGATTTCCGCCTGTGTACCCTGGCACACTCACACCAGCAGCAACCTGGTCCTGAGGGCCAGCCCGGGGGGCCTGGGAGCAGTCTGACCTCCTCTCGCTCTCCAGCAGTCAGGGTGCCTGGGCCTGGGGGAGAaccagccctgcctcctcctgtcCACAGGCTCATGGCCTCCCGGAGGTACTACTTTGAACTACTTCACAAGCAGGATGACCGGGGATCTGACCACGTGGAAGTGGGAGTGAGTGTGGCCTGCCGGGGCCAGACCCTTCCAGAGACCCCAGCTGCCCGCCCTCCCCTTCCACTCCCTGCTGGACTGCAACGTGTCCCCAGGCAGAAGGGGTTTCCAGGAGATCAGGAGGGTCCGAGGCACCCACTGGGGAACAGGGGGCTTCTCTGAAGGGGACCCTTTATCAGGGAGGCAGTGGAGGGGACCGCATAGAGGGTAGGAGGTGCAGAGTGTAGACTTCATACAGGAGAATGGAGCCCGCATCTTCCAGCATCTTGGGAGACCCCAGGGGGTCTGGTGGCCAGGTCAGGGGTTGGGTGGAGCTACAGTGTTACGCTGGACAGCTCAGCCTCTCCTCAGAGATCGGCAATGGGATTTGCATTCAGGaagaatcctccagctgctgatgGGTGATTGGGGGGGGTTGGGAGATAAaccaggaagagggagggaggacctGAGGTTGAAGGGAGGGAGGCGGTTCACAATAAGAGAGAGGCCTGGAGTCCTccctgctggggtggggggaccaCCACCAGGGTGGAGTAGGGGTTCTCCATCCCAGCCCCATGGACTTGCCTGTGTCTGGCGTGTGTAGTGAGTGTCCTTGGCAGGCTGGAGAGAGTTTGGAGTCGCCCTGGGAAGACTGGGGGAGTCTGTGAGGGGGTCCAGGATCAGCCCCTGGGAACCTCAGTCAGAAGAGCAAGACAGGGGTCCCCTCTGCAAAGGAGAGCAGAAAGAACAGCCCTGGGGTGGGGCCCTGGGAGGGCACTCTAGCAGGAGATGCTGGGCCTGGCCCTGGGACAGCTGGCAGTGACCTCCAGAGGGCAGTAGCACAAACCCAGGCAGCAGCTGGGATCTGGAGCCGTAACCAGCAGGCCAGGAAGATCCAGGGTGGGTCTGGGTCTGCCCCGGGGACCCGCCGCCTTTGGCACCTCCTGCCAGTTAGCCCTGCTCCAGAAGGTAGGACGCCCCCCACATACTCCCTCCCAAGAACTTCCTGTATTCTTGTAGGGATTGCTTCCACTCCCCCAGCCCCAAGCCAGGGAAGacccttcctcttttccctgaACCCAGTCTTCCCTGTCTCTAACCCCAGTGGCGAGCTTTCCTGCCTGGCCTGAAGTTCGAGGTCATCGGCTCTGCTCACATTTCCCTATACACAGGTACGGGGCTAGAGACCTCCTCGCGGGAGGGGGCAGCTTCTGATGGACCGGCTCTGGGTTGGGGTGGGGACAGGCTAGGAGGATCCCCTTCACCTCCTTCTACCAGCAGATGAGTCCACCCTGAAGATGGACCACGTGGCCCACGTTCCCCAGTCTCCAGCCAGCCACCTAGGAGGTCGCCTGCCACAGGAGGAGCCCAGCGCCGACATGCTACGGCCGGACCCACGGGACACCTTCTTCCTCAGTGAGACGGGACCCAccaggggtgagggtgggggccAGGCCAGGCTCCAGTCTGACTGCCCCTCCCACAGCCCCTCGGATGGAGCCTTCGAGCCTGGAGAATGTGCTGGAGCCCTGTACCTATGCCCCCACCTACGTCCTCAAGGACTTTCCGATCGCCAGATATCAGGGACTGCAGTTCGTAAGTGCTCCTGACGAGGTGCGGGAGACCGGCCTCCAGCCTGCCCGGAGACCGCCCTGacctcagccccacccccaggtgTACCTCTCCTTCGTCTACCCCAACGACTACACGCGCCTCACTCACATGGAGACTGACAACAAGTGCTTCTACCGGGAGTCGCCACTGTACCTGGAAAGGTGGGTGGGCGGTCCGTCTGGAAGTGAGGCGGGGCCTCGGCAGGGCAGGTATCTGACGCCCTGCACCACCGGCCCCAGGTTTGGGTTCTATAAATACATGAAGATGGACaaggaagagggggaagaagACGAAGAGGACGAGGTGCAGCGCCGTGCCTTCCTCTTCCTCAACCCTGACGGTGAGTGCTGCGTCCCAGCATCCCAGCACCCCCGCCTGCCCGCCTGGGCGTGGCCAGCTGACCTGCTTCCCTGCAGACTTCCTGgcggaggaggaagagggggagttGCTGGACAGTCTGGAGCCCACCGAAGTGTCCCTGCCACAGGGCAGCCACAAGTCTCCCACCCCAGCACCGCCCACGGAGACTGCTATCACCCCTGTCCCACCGACACCACCCAGCCCCCTGGACCAGCACACCCCCAGACACTCCCGGGGCCTGAGCTGGGCTGCCCGGGCCGGCCGCCCCCTGCCCCTCTTCTTGGGTCGAGCTCCACCCCCACGTGTCGCAGAGAAGCCGCCCTCTAAGGTGTATGTGACGAGGGTACGACCAAGACAGCGGGCCTCCCCAAGGGCGCCTCGCAGCCCTCTTTGGCCTCCCTTCCCTGGTGTCTTCCTGCGCCCCAGACCCCTGCCCAGAGTGCAGCTGCGAGTTCCCCCACACTCACCACGGTGGGGCCGGAGGACCGGAGGCCCCCAGGCCATAGAGCTGAGGCCCCCGACCCGGGCGCAGGCCACCCAGGGGGATCGGGAGGGCCGGGCACTTGTGCCGGGACTGGCAGCGCTCTCGGCGGACTCGAACTCATCGGCCGAAGCGCAACCGGTGACCTCCTTCCTGAGCTTGTCCCAGGTATCCAGGCCGCAGCTGCCTGGGgagggcgaggaggaggaggaaggggaggatgACGGGGCCCTGGGAGATGAGGCCtcagaggacagtgaggaggaggGCGCTCGGGCTCTGGGCCGCTGGCAAGAGGACGCCATCGACTGGCAGCGCACCTTCAGCGTGGGTGCGGTGGACTTCGAGCTGCTGCGCTCAGACTGGAACGACCTTCGCTGCAACGTGTCGGGGAACCTGCAGCTGCCCGAGGCTGAGGCTGTGGACGTGGTAGCCCAGTACATGGAGCGGCTCAATGCCCGCCACAGTGGGTACGAGGCGCCTGGGAGAGGAAATGCTGGTCTGGGACATTCCCCGGGGCTCAGCAATGTGCTGGTCTGGAAAGATGCACTCCACCCTGAGCTTTTCTTTtgggtcctagggattgaacccaggggcgggtaaccactgaaccacatccccagccctttttattttatattttgagacaaggtcctgctaagttgctgaggctggctttgaactcgccatcctcctgcctcagtctctgggcTGACAGCATAGGCCACCTAGCCCTGAGGCACTCCACCCTTGGGAAGCCCCAGGGGGCTCCTCTCCCCTGGGTCCTAACGACTTGGGGCCCTTGTCCAGGTTCAGGGCCTCCCTGGAGCCTCACCAAGAGCTGGCTCCGTAAAGCTTCACCTGTAAATCCCACAGCTGTCACTGTGCACCTGAACTCAAGGGTGAATCCAAGTTTCAGGAGTTAATGGTCAGTCTCAGCCAGATACTGAAAAAGGAGCCAGACAGACACCGAGGGTCAAGCTCCAGACCCCTAGACCCCTCCTCCCCTATACAATGCTGCAGAGTCTTTACCAGGGTCTAGTCTTGACTCTCAGAGAGGGTGCAAGGTTCCTGCCCGACTGCCTGCCCCAGGCCCCAGCATCCAGCTACCCTTCACCCCACAGTGGCCCTATCTTTTCCTCTGGGGAGTTTCCAGAAGGCCATGGAGTGTGGTAGCCACCGAGGAGATATCAGATCTGCATTCGATAGGCAGGTGGGCAAAGGATTGCTGGGGACAGGAGGCCAGGCAGAAGATAGAGACCTGGAAGGTTCCCAGCAGGGCCAGGGTTGGGTCCAGGGTTGTATTCAGATGTGCTGCTGCCTTCGGGAAGGGTGGGGCTCCTGACAGGCCTGGTCTAGGGCAGTGGTGGACCCTCCGGTGACTCCAGGTGGCTCAGAGGGCAAGTCTGCCCTTCCTCTAGGCGTCCTGAGAGCACCTCATTGTCCCATGAGTAGGAGAGGGTGTGGCTGTGACTCCACCTCTGCCCACTTGGGTGTGAAGGTGCAGGTCACCACACAGAAGATCAAGAGCATTGGGGCAAAAGA is drawn from Urocitellus parryii isolate mUroPar1 chromosome 4, mUroPar1.hap1, whole genome shotgun sequence and contains these coding sequences:
- the B4galnt4 gene encoding N-acetyl-beta-glucosaminyl-glycoprotein 4-beta-N-acetylgalactosaminyltransferase 1; this encodes MPWLPVKKIRKQMKLLLLLLLLTCAAWLTYVHLSLARQGRALRQRLGYGRDGEKLTGVTDGRGVRAMPSTQRAEDSSESREEEQTPDGRDPNTLLPVGVGRPPPLNLTRQAPPWREEYKGQVNLHVFEDWCGGAVGHLRRNLHFPLFPHTRTTVKKLAVSPKWKNYGLRIFGFIHPARDGDVQFSVASDDNSELWLSVDETPAAAQLVAFVGKTGSEWTAPGEFTKFSSQVSKPRRLMASRRYYFELLHKQDDRGSDHVEVGWRAFLPGLKFEVIGSAHISLYTDESTLKMDHVAHVPQSPASHLGGRLPQEEPSADMLRPDPRDTFFLTPRMEPSSLENVLEPCTYAPTYVLKDFPIARYQGLQFVYLSFVYPNDYTRLTHMETDNKCFYRESPLYLERFGFYKYMKMDKEEGEEDEEDEVQRRAFLFLNPDDFLAEEEEGELLDSLEPTEVSLPQGSHKSPTPAPPTETAITPVPPTPPSPLDQHTPRHSRGLSWAARAGRPLPLFLGRAPPPRVAEKPPSKVYVTRVRPRQRASPRAPRSPLWPPFPGVFLRPRPLPRVQLRVPPHSPRWGRRTGGPQAIELRPPTRAQATQGDREGRALVPGLAALSADSNSSAEAQPVTSFLSLSQVSRPQLPGEGEEEEEGEDDGALGDEASEDSEEEGARALGRWQEDAIDWQRTFSVGAVDFELLRSDWNDLRCNVSGNLQLPEAEAVDVVAQYMERLNARHSGRFALLRIVNVEKRRDSARGSRFLLELELQERGGGRLRLSEYVFLRLPGARAGDADGESPEPPPAASARPDGRPELCRPLRLAWRQDVMVHFIVPVKNQARWVAQFLADMTALHARTGDSHFSVVLVDFESDDMDVESALRVARLPRYQYLRRTGNFERSAGLQAGVDAVEDPSSIVFLCDLHIHFPPNILDGIRKHCVEGSLAFAPVVMRLGCGSSPRNPHGYWEVNGFGLFGIYKSDFDRVGGMNTEEFRDQWGGEDWELLDRVLQAGLEVERLRLRNFYHHYHSKRGMWGTRSRKGAHPERS